In Streptomyces sp. NBC_00483, a single window of DNA contains:
- a CDS encoding helix-turn-helix transcriptional regulator, which produces MLHAIGLDEGHEAAYRALVAVGAADVPDLARRLTRAEHETEHALRRLEQHGLAAQSSARPGRWVAAPPGVALGALLTQRRHELDEAELAAARLAAEFRAQATEPAAHDLVEVVTGAAAAAQRFLQIQLGATEEVCALVTGNPIAVPATENDAEAQAVSRGVGYRVVLEREVLAMPTGLTELSAAIGRDEQVRVVDRVPTKLVIADGTLAMVPLTRHHGEPAALVVHASGLLETLSGLFEAVWRQALPLRLGAAGEVAEVGTEGPDGLDLEILSLLLAGLTDASVAKQLDLGLRTVQRRVKRLMELAGVTTRLQLGWHAYERGWVAR; this is translated from the coding sequence ATGCTGCACGCGATAGGTCTGGACGAGGGGCACGAGGCGGCCTACCGGGCGCTCGTCGCGGTGGGCGCGGCCGACGTCCCCGACCTGGCACGGCGCCTCACCCGCGCCGAGCACGAGACCGAGCACGCGCTGCGCCGCCTGGAGCAGCACGGGCTCGCCGCCCAGTCGTCGGCGCGCCCCGGGCGCTGGGTCGCGGCGCCGCCCGGGGTCGCGCTCGGCGCGCTGCTCACCCAGCGGCGGCACGAGCTGGACGAGGCGGAGCTTGCGGCCGCCCGGCTCGCCGCGGAGTTCCGGGCGCAGGCCACCGAGCCCGCCGCGCACGACCTGGTCGAGGTGGTGACCGGGGCGGCGGCCGCGGCCCAGCGGTTCCTGCAGATCCAGCTCGGCGCGACCGAGGAGGTGTGCGCGCTGGTCACCGGCAACCCGATCGCGGTGCCCGCCACGGAGAACGACGCGGAGGCGCAGGCCGTCAGCCGGGGCGTCGGCTACCGCGTCGTCCTCGAACGCGAGGTGCTCGCCATGCCGACGGGCCTGACCGAGCTGTCGGCGGCGATCGGCAGGGACGAGCAGGTGCGGGTCGTGGACCGGGTGCCGACGAAGCTGGTGATCGCCGACGGGACGCTCGCCATGGTGCCGCTGACCCGGCACCATGGCGAGCCCGCCGCGCTCGTGGTGCACGCGAGCGGGCTGCTCGAAACGCTGAGCGGACTCTTCGAGGCGGTCTGGCGGCAGGCGCTGCCGCTACGCCTTGGGGCGGCGGGCGAGGTGGCGGAGGTCGGCACGGAGGGTCCCGACGGCCTCGACCTGGAGATCCTCTCCCTGCTGCTCGCCGGCCTGACCGACGCGAGCGTGGCCAAGCAGCTGGATCTGGGGCTCAGGACGGTGCAGCGACGGGTGAAACGGCTGATGGAGCTGGCGGGCGTGACCACGCGACTGCAGCTCGGGTGGCATGCGTACGAACGGGGCTGGGTGGCGCGGTGA
- a CDS encoding DedA family protein, with translation MHLVTSAAAAEPTTGIAGWAAHLVDVLGGPGAGLAIALENLFPPLPSEVILPLTGFAAGQGAISLASALFWTTLGSVVGAAVLYWIGRVIGRDRMYALWGRLPLVKVSDLEKTEAWFQRHGTKAVLLGRMVPIFRSLISIPAGVERMPLPVFLSLTAVGSLVWNSVLVLAGYWLGDQWDLVETYVGVISKVVLGAALVALVAYLVVRLRGRGRHRDRDRERRPNVPR, from the coding sequence ATGCACCTCGTGACCTCGGCCGCCGCCGCGGAGCCGACCACCGGCATCGCGGGCTGGGCGGCCCATCTCGTCGATGTGCTGGGCGGCCCGGGAGCGGGGCTCGCGATCGCCCTGGAGAACCTCTTCCCGCCGCTGCCGAGCGAGGTCATCCTGCCGCTGACCGGCTTCGCCGCGGGCCAGGGCGCGATATCCCTCGCCTCGGCCCTGTTCTGGACGACGCTCGGCTCGGTTGTCGGGGCGGCGGTCCTCTACTGGATCGGCCGGGTCATCGGCCGTGACCGGATGTACGCGCTGTGGGGCCGGCTGCCGCTGGTGAAGGTGTCCGACCTGGAGAAGACGGAGGCGTGGTTCCAGCGGCACGGCACGAAGGCGGTGCTGCTGGGCCGGATGGTGCCGATCTTCCGCAGCCTGATCTCGATCCCGGCGGGCGTCGAACGCATGCCGCTGCCGGTGTTCCTGTCGCTGACGGCGGTCGGCTCGCTGGTCTGGAACTCGGTGCTGGTCCTCGCCGGCTACTGGCTGGGCGACCAGTGGGACCTGGTGGAGACGTACGTGGGCGTGATCTCCAAGGTGGTGCTCGGCGCGGCGCTCGTCGCGCTGGTGGCGTACCTGGTCGTGCGGCTGCGCGGCCGGGGCCGCCACCGGGACCGGGACCGGGAGCGTCGGCCGAACGTCCCCCGGTAG
- a CDS encoding DUF456 domain-containing protein, protein MGAWELLLVGAVMVLGLCGVLVPGVPGSWLVWAALAVWALRDPNGLAWGVLVGATVVLLASQVLRWQLPPRRLRQAGATRRLEFWAGAGAVIGFCVVPVVGAVPGFMGGIYVSERLRLGGHGDALASTRTAMRAGGSSVLAELFACLLIVGAWLGAVIWG, encoded by the coding sequence ATGGGAGCGTGGGAACTCCTCCTGGTCGGCGCCGTGATGGTGCTGGGCCTGTGCGGGGTACTGGTGCCGGGCGTACCCGGATCGTGGCTCGTGTGGGCCGCACTCGCCGTGTGGGCGCTGCGGGATCCGAACGGGCTGGCCTGGGGTGTCCTCGTCGGCGCCACCGTCGTCCTGCTGGCCTCCCAGGTGTTGCGCTGGCAGCTGCCACCGCGCCGCCTCAGGCAGGCGGGCGCGACCCGCCGCCTGGAGTTCTGGGCGGGCGCGGGCGCGGTGATCGGGTTCTGCGTGGTGCCGGTGGTCGGGGCGGTGCCGGGGTTCATGGGCGGGATCTACGTATCGGAGCGGCTGCGGCTCGGGGGCCACGGCGACGCGCTCGCGTCGACGCGCACGGCCATGCGGGCGGGCGGCTCCAGCGTGCTGGCGGAGCTGTTCGCGTGCCTGCTGATCGTGGGGGCGTGGCTGGGCGCGGTCATCTGGGGGTGA